Within Lactobacillus amylovorus DSM 20531, the genomic segment TAAGCTTGCAAGAAGAATTGACCAACACTGAAAACAAGATTGCCTACTCACGTCAACTTTACAACTCAAGTGCTGCTCAATACGACCAAAAGCTTTTGACCTTCCCATCAAATATTGTAGCTAAGATTCACCACTTCACTAAGGTTGACTACTTAGAAACACCAAAGGAAGAAAAAGAAGCACCAAAGGTTAAGTTTTAAAGGATACGAAAATGCTATACCAACAAATTGCACGTAATAAACGCAAAACTGTAGTGGTTATGGCTGCCTTCGTTATCATCTTAACTTTAGTCGGAGCAGGTTTTGGCTATTTATTCAGCAATACGCCATGGACGGGAATTTTTATTGCTTTAATCGGTAGTTTGATCTATCTCTTTTTAGTAATGCGCGATCCTGCCAACATGGTGATGAGTTTAAACCATGCTAAAGAAATTCACGAACAAGACAATCCGCAGCTTTGGCATATCGTAGAAGATATGGCAATGGTGGGTCGCGTGCCTATGCCCCGCGTTTTTATCATTAATGATCCTAGTCCTAATGCCTTTGCGACGGGCCGAGATCCCGATCACAGCGCTGTAGCGGTTACGCAAGGTTTATTAGACATGATGGATCGTGAAGAGCTGGAAGGCGTATTAGGACACGAGATTTCCCACATTAGAAATTACGACATCCGTTTATCAACGATTGCTGTTGTCCTGGTTGGGGTAATTTCATTTCTTTCAGGTCTTGCTAGTCGCTTCATTTGGTTTGGCGGCGGCAGTGATGACGACGATGACAATAACAATGCTTTTGAAATGATCTTTAAAGTTGTTGCGATTGTCTTTGTTTTGATCTTAGGTCCATTATCTGCATCCCTAGCCCAAATGGCACTTTCCAGAAACCGTGAATTTTTAGCAGATGCTAGTTCCGTCGAATTAACCAGAAATCCGCAAGGACTCATTTCTGCTTTAGAAAAAATTGAAGGCAGTCAGCCAATGAAACAAGCCGATCGCTCAAGTAGCGGCATGTATATCGAAAACCCATTTAAACATAGTGGCAGTCTTTTTGATACGCACCCACCTACAGCTGAGCGAATTAAACGTCTACAACAAATGTAATAAAAAAAGAATCCGGAATTTCCGGATTCTTTTTTTAGTTTTAGCTACTTCAAATTGATATTTGCTTGTCTAAACAATTCTTCTCGCATGGCAGCAGGTGTCATGTGATAATATTGATTAAATTTCTTGTAGAAGAATGACTTGCTTGAATATCCAACTCGTCCAATAATTTCCTTAAGTGAAATATCAGGTTGAGCAAGGAGTTCGCGTGCCTCTTGCATTCTTCTTTCATCAACATGATCGACAAAACTCTTGCCTGTTTTTGCCTTAACCATGTTTGAGAAATAATTTGGATTGAAGCCAAAATACTTAGCAGCATCAGCTAGCGATACATCTGCAAAATGTGCATCAATATAATTATCTAATGACTTCTTTTCGAATTTAGTCTTGTCTAAATTAGTTGGAGTAGCCATTCGCTGGGTTCTAATCGAAATGATTAGCATTACGGTCAATTCGGCCTGAATTAAGGCCTTAGCGAATAAATCATTGTTCAAATAACCGCCGATAATGTGTTGCATTACTTGGGATGCACGAGTTATTTGATTGTTCTTTAGCCACAATACGTGTTCATTGCCAAGGCTATCAATAATTTGTTCAATAACCTTGTTTTCACGCTTTCCTTTGTAACTAAAGTACTTGAAGTATTCACGATAGACAAAACCTGGCTTAAACTTTAACTTAACAAGGACTGAGTCTTCTTTTTGACTCTTGACCTCATACTTCCATCCCTCTGTTAACAGAAGCACGTTACCAGACTTCATGGTAATGATCTTTTCACCACTCTTAATTGTCACAGTACCTTTAGCAACATAGAGTATTGTTGATACATCCATCTGATAACGGTGGATTCCAGTATTATGATTTTCAAGGTAGATAGTAAACAGATCAAAATCTGGATTTCCTGCTTCTAGCTTTATTTCATTCCTGTCTGTTGAATTCGACTTTAATATGCTAGCCAGATATTGGTCCAAAGCAACAGCTGCCATATCCATGTCCACCTTCCTTACAATAAATCAAATTATAGTACTATTATAACTATATTATAATGCATTATTATAAGCTATTTGATTACAAATTCGACCATCTTTATAGTGAAAAAATTTCTTTTACAAATTAGACAGTCAAAAAATCATCTTGTACAATCAGAATTATGATAGTAACACTAAATAATATTACTTTTTCCTATGAAAAAGAACCTATAATCCAAAATTTATCATTAAAAATTCCAGCAGGCTTCTCACTGCTGATGGGACCTACGGGCTGCGGCAAATCCACGCTGCTTAAAATTATTGCGGGCCTCTACCCTAAATATGCGGGCAAATTGACTGGCACCGTGGAATTAAATGGGCAAAAAACAGCCATGATGTTTCAGAATGCGGCTGAGCAGTTTACGATGGCGACCCCACGTGAAGAGATCGTTTTTGCCTTGGAAAATTTGCAAGTTGAGCAAAAGGACTACGAAAAAAGATTAGCTAAAGCAGTAGAATTTACACAAATTTCGGACCTACTTGATCAGAAGATCAATACCATGTCGGGTGGCCAGCAACAACGTGTAGCTTTAGCTGTTTTACTCGCTATGAACGTGGACGTGCTTTTGCTTGATGAGCCTTTTGCCAGCTGCGATCCAGATGCACGGAGCTTTTTGATCAGCAAATTGGCTTTACTGGCTAAAAATGGCAAGACTATCATCTTGAGTGACCACGTTTTAGATGATTATGAGCAGGTCTGTGATCACTTATTTGAGTTTAAAGCTAAAACTGTGCAGGAATTGTCAGCTGATGAGAAGGAAAAAATATTTATACAAAATAAGCAAATGCATGCACACGAATATTCATTTTCTTTGCCAACCGGTCAGCCAATTTTCACCTTAAAAAGCGTGCAGATTACGCAAAATAAATTGTTGCTTAAGCAAGCTGATCTAAATCTTTATTCAAAGAGCACTTTGATCACTGGACCTAACGGCGTGGGCAAAACATCCCTGTTTAAGGCGATGACGAAGATGATTCCTTATAGTGGGAGTTTTACTTACCATGATCATGAAATAGCTAAATTGCATCAACGTAAGTATTTAGCTCAAGTTGCGCAAGTCTTTCAAAAGGCAACGGATCAGTTTTTGACCGTGACTGTAAAAGATGAACTCAAGCTCAGTAAGAAAGATCGCAATAGCTTTTTTACGGACCAAAAAATAGAGGAATGGTTGGATAAATTGGGACTAGCTAATCACTTGGATCAGGTCGTTTATACCTTGTCAGGCGGTCAACAAAAAAAGTTGCAAATTTTACTACTACTCATGACCAAACATGATGTACTTTTAATCGATGAACCACTCAGTGGTCTAGATCATAAGTCTGTAAAGCTGGTGTTGAACCTAATGCGAGAAAGCCAAGAGAGGCTCCAGCAGACGTTTTTAATCATCAGCCATCAGATAGACGAGTTAGCTGATTTCTGCTCTTATCGCCTTGTTTTTGACCAGCAGCAGCTTAAATACGTGGAGAAGTAACTATGAATCCCAGTTTAAAATTTATCTTAGCTTTTATTGTTTCGCTGGAAATATCGTTAAAAGCTAGTTTAACTACCAACATTTTAGTAATCGCGTTTGCGTTAGTTTATTTACTGGTCACTAAGACTAAACTCAAAGAATTGCTTTTACTGATCATTTTGCCCTTCATCGCGGCCTTTACGATCTTTGCGACGCTTTATTGGTTCTCGCCTACGCCAGACCCCTATTATGCCTGGAATTTATCAACGCGTGTCTACGTTTATACGTTGACGATTGCCTGCGTGACTCGTAAAGTCACTGCGACGGATTTTGCTCGTTCGCTGGAACGAAATTTGCACCTGCCGAGCAAGTTTGCGTACGGCGTTTTGGCAGCGATCAATATCATTCCGAAGATGCGTATGGCGGTCAATCAAATTCGCATCTCGGCGATGATGCGCGGGATGTACCTTAGCTTTTGGTCACCAGCTCTTTATTTTAAAGCGATCTTAGTTGCGCTAAATTCAGCCGATAATCTGGCCCAAGGCATGGAATCGCACGGCTATGTTGAGAATCAAAAAAGATCTACAATAGTGGCAATTCCACTGACTAAAAAAGATTGGTTGATCTTTTTTACATTGTTAATTTTGGTAAATATCTCATTATTTTGTTTTAAGTAGGTGAAGAAATGGAAATTATCGAAGGAAAAATGCCCTTCATGGGCTATGAAACTTACTACCGCATTGTTGGTAAACGAAGCGAGAAGCCGCCACTAATTCTGCTTCATGGTGGCCCTGGTTCAACGCATAATTATTTTGAAGTTTTTGATAAACTCGCAGAAATCGACGATCGTCGCATCATCATGTATGACCAATTAGGCTGTGGCAACAGCAGCATCCCTGACGATCATCCAGAACTTTATAACAAAGAAACTTGGGTTAAAGAATTAAAAGCTCTACGTGAACACTTGGCCTTGCGCAAGATCCACTTATTGGGCCAAAGCTGGGGCGGGATGCTTGCCATCATCTACATGTGTGATTACCACCCAGAAGGCATTCAAAGTGTGATCTTATCAAGTACCCTTTCATCAGCTTCATTATGGTCAAAAGAACTCCACCGTATGATCAAGTACTTGCCAATTGAAGAACAGGCTGCGATTCACCGCGCCGAATTAACGGATACATTTACCGAACCTGACTACTTGAAAGCCAACGAACACTTTATGAACCAACACGCCATCGACATGACAAAGAAGTGGCCAGAGTGCGTGATGCGTGAGAAAAAAGGTGGTACGGTTGCTTATGAGACTGCTTGGGGTCCTAACGAGTATACCCCTGAAGGTAACTTGCACGACTATGAATACACCGATCAATTGGGCAAAATAAAAGTTCCAACTCTGATTACGAGTGGAACCGACGATTTGTGTACTCCATATGTTGCTAAGATGATGCAGGACAACATCCCTGGCAGTAAATGGAAGTTATTTGAAAATTGTGGTCATATGTCATTTGTCCAAAAGACGGATGAATATATTGCTATGCTTAAAAAATGGCTTGATGCCAATGATTAACAAAAACGCCTCTGATTTTCTCAGAGACGTTTTTTAATAAGGAAAATCTTTAAGACGATCTTTTTCAGTGATCTTTCTAATTACCTTACCAGGTACACCTACTACTAAAGAATTATCTGGAACATCCTTAGTCACTACTGCCCCTGCTCCGATCACACAGCCATTGCCAATCGTTACCCCTGGACACACAGTAACATTACTTGCTAGCCAGCAATTATCGCCAATGGTTATTGGGGCACCATATTCAATATCATCAACTTCACCATCAGCTTGTTTTCTAGGGTTACGTTGTTCATACATTAAAGGATGAAGCGGCGTGATTAAAGAGACATTAGGACCACACATTACATTTTTACCAATTGTAATTGGACAAGTATCAAGAACCGTTAAATTAAAGTTAGCATAAAAATTATCTCCTAAATGAGTAAAGCAGCCATAATCAAACTGAATTGGACCTTGGAGAAAAACGCCTTTGCCATGATCAGGCAATAGCTGGTCTATAACTTTATTTCTTTCTTCCGCATTATCTTCTGGAATTTGATTATATTTTTGACTTAATAAATGAGCTTTTCTTCTCATTTCAGATAAATTACCTTTTCCAGGGCGATACGGTTTACCAGCCAGCATTCTTTTAGTATTTTCTTCCATAAAACCTCTTCCTTTACTTAAGCAATTAACTTAATCTTATCATGAAAGCGGTTTAAGTACCTCTGATTTCTCAGAGACGCTTTTTTAGATTAATATTTATGTTCAAAACGATTATCGGGTAAATCAATAAAATATTTATGACCACCTAAATCATTCTCAACTCGGCGATAAAGCTCAATCAAAAAGTAATAAGCAAGACAGTAAATTATCCCTATCACACAAAAGTAAATGTAATATGCTAGTACATTACAACTCACCAAAATTGCCGCAACCATAATTAACAAAATGGTTCCTACAGATACTATTTCATAAAACCTTTTCCAGTTATTCAACTGGATATGAAAAATCACCAAACAATTTTCAACTGCTCTACTGCCAAAATAGCAAATACTAATAAAGCAAAGACCAGCGGCAAAATGTAAAAAGCTTTGCATTCTTAACCAAGCAAGTAGAATAGTTGCTACCAAAGCTAAAATGATAAAAAGCCACTTTGTTAATCGAACAATATTATCCCTTTGATGAGTGAGAACTTTCTTTTGTGGATCATATAATAATCGATCGGCTAGCCAATTGTAGCTATCAATCCAATAATAAAAGTTTGCAATAAAGCCTAATTCGGTTAGAAACAAAAGAAGACCATACATTATCAATGAAAAAACAAGCAATAACATCCCTAAAATTCCAAACCAGGGAAGAATTGCACCAATTCTACGAGAACGAATGAATCTTTGAGTTCTACTGTCAACTGAAGGAATAGAAGAATGTCTCTCCATATGGTGCCCTCCTTTGGCGAAATTAAAGCACACTATTCCCTCAATTAATTCAACTGTAGTCAATAAACTACAAATTCCAATTTTTCACCATTTCCGCATATCCCAGTTCAAGCAGTTCATCTTTTATCGCGATTCTTTCATCATATTTTTCTGATTTATTTTCTACATTTTTCGCTCTAGCCAACAACATATGCATAAAATACGTTAGTTGCTCATAAGAAAAGACAGGCATTGCATTTGTAAACAATCTAATTGCATTAACATTGCTACTAAATTCGTCATTTTTATCCAATTCATCGTAAATTTGATCCACAACTTCATGTGGTAATTTTTTAATTTTATCTTCTAAGTATGCAATTCCAACAATTACACGTAATTTGAGAATAGGATCATTTAACTTAGATACTTGCTTTAAACAACCATGCATTGTAGCAATATCATGGCTATTAAAAGCAGTTCGAATTTTTTCTTCCAAGTACGCTTTTTTAGTTGTTTCACTTGGAGCATACGTATCTTTTATTTTATTGAAAAATTCATCAATATTGATCTCATGAGCAAACAAGATTCTCACTAGGGCTTCAGATCCAATGTTACGATTCTCTTGTTCTACTCGTGAATAAAATGTAGGATCGATTATTCCTTCCGCCATCTTTCTAATCGATAGCCCTAATTTAAGTCGCTCTTCTTTTAATGCTTCGCCAATTTTCATGTTTTACCTCATTCACAAAAACGCCTCTGATTTCTCAGAGACGCTTTTTTCTACTTAAAATTAGTTACTCTAACATAACGTTTTTGTGTTTTCGTTGCACCTTCAATACGATAATATCGTTTACCATTCTTGAACTTATAAGAACTGCCATACGTTGTAATTTTAGTACCCTTGCGTAAAACATTCTTATTCACACGACGATTACTTGTAGCGTAAATATAAGCATTTTTCTTTAAAGTACGCTTAGTTCCATCAACATTAGCAGCCTTAATGTAATCTGGTGCATTGATCACCTTGTAATATTTAGCATTCTTAATTACATATATTTTCTTTTCAAAAGTCACCAATTTGAAAGCCGAAATTTTTCTCAGCTTACTACCACCAATACTATCGTAAATTAATGCTTTGTGCATCACTCGTTTTGTAATTGCGTCGACACTTTCATGTACTAGATCGCTAGTTTTAATCCAAGTATTATTACTTAAACTGTTGGCATCTACTTGGCTCTTAGTCGATATTCTAGTGTAGCTTACTTTATTAATAATCTGAGTATCATTACCAACATATATAGCATCCCCACGGTTCAGTTGCTCACTCTTCCAAACTCTTCCGTCAGAAATGCGATAACTATCAGTCCAAATATCTACGCCCAATCTTTGCATCCCTTGAGGCACTACATAAACTTCAAAACTAGACGTAGACTTCTGACCTTGGCTATTAGTTGCGGTAACTTTAACTTGACCCCAACTTCCTGGTTGAGATGGATCAACAGTATTAGAATCTACGGTCAATGTGCCTTTATTGGTAGCTGTCAATTTATATTGTTCTTTATTACTTCCCCCAAAATTTAATGGATCAAATTTTGAACCTGAAGCAATCTGAAAGATCAAATTATTGACGTTCAATCTCTGATTCACATTGTTTTGATTGAATGTCACCTGAACTTCGGGTGCATTTTGCGTAACTGTATATGCATTACCGAATGGTACTCTTACGTTTACTACTTGCCCATTATTTCTAGCAGTCAATGTGACATAAAATCCAGTAGTTGGTATTTGAGCAATATTATTTGAATTATCAAGTAACACATTTTGTGATTGTACTTGTCCTCGTAATTCAGATACGTTGGTTGTAATTTGAACACCAGATACACTAAGAGAAACTAAACTTTTAGCCGTATTTAGAACTTTCTCTAAACTATCTCCATTATTTACGGCAATACCTTTTTCCATAGGTAAAATGGCATTATTAGCTAATTTTTGACCATTATATAAAAAATATAAATTATCACTATTTAAAGAACTAGTCGTTGATACATTACTTGCTGCTTTGACATTTGTAGGAGTGCCAAGCAACATACTGCTTGCAGATAATAAACTAACTGCAGTAAGCATAATTTTGGATACTTGTTTCATATTTATTCTCCATTGTCATTTGAATATAATCTGACTTTATATCTTACAGTGTAATTCTATCAAAATTTACAATACTAAAAACCCCCTAATAAGGGATTTTTGACTACTAAATTATATTGAAGTGCTCAAATTGTATATATCTTTGACCTGTTGAAACGCAAACGTCCAACTTTCTTTTAGTTGCTCACTTTCTAAAGAATTTAAGAATTGCTTGATCTGATATTCTTTGCCTGAATCTATATAATTCAATAAAATTTTCAGAAATTTAATTCTTACTCTAGTTAATAAATCATTAGCCGAGAAGTTCAACTGACATGTCGCATTCAACACTTTTCTTGCTTTATCCGGTACTTTTCTTTTTATCAAAACAAACACCGCATTAAGCAAAGTTATGCTGACATTCATTGCTACCAAATCTTTGCCAGACATCTTACTGGCTAACTCTCTAGCTAAACTATAGACAGTAGCACTATCCAGCAACAATTGAATATTCCCGAATAAAACTATTTCTTTTTCAAACCAATAATTAATATTCTTAAAGCACTTAGCCAATTCAGCTTTAAACTCTTTGTTGGTCAAATCTATTTCAGTTAAGTCCAAAAGTAATAATTGGCGGCAGTTGCTGCTCTAATTAAGTATTCTGATCGCAAATAATTATCATTTTCTCGATAATATGTATCAAGCAACTTATTGGTATAATCCTTTAATTCTTGTATCTTATTTTCTTGATACAAAAATTCAACTTTCATGATTACTTGCTTTATTTCTATTTCACTAGTAATTATCTCGTTGTAAGAAATATTCAGACTAGTAAGCAATTTATCGAAAATTTCTACAGGTAGCCCTTCTTCGCCTCTTTCCCAGCGAGATAATGCAGAAGTAGAAGTTACTCCCGTTTTCTGAGCTAATTCTTTAAGAGATACATGCTTTTTCTTTCTAATTTCTTTGAATTTTGGACCAACTAATTTATTAACTTTTGCATTTCTTTTCAATGAAAGGACCTCATTCACAAAAACGCCTCTGATTTCTCAGAGACGCTTTTTTCTACTTATGATATGGACTACCCGAGTTAATCATGAACGCACGATAAATCTGCTCAATCAATACCACCCGCATCAACTGGTGTGGCATGGTCAACTTACCAAAACTGATCAGATCATCCCCGCGCTTATTCACTGCATCGCTTGTTCCCAAGCTACCACCAATGACAAAGGTAATATCCGAATGGCCATACGTTGCCAAATCCTGAATTTCTTTAGCAAATTCCTCACTGCTACGCTGCTTTCCCTTAATCGCAGTAACGTACACGTACTCCTTATCCTTGATCTTGCTTAAAATTCGCTGGCCTTCAATTTCCTTAACCTTTTCGTCTTCAGCCGCACTGAATTTTTCCGGTGCTTTTTCGTCAGGCACCTGCACAATCGATACTTTTGCAAAACGACTTAGTCGCTTTTTATATTCCGCAATCGCATCTTTAAAATATTTCTCTTTTAATTTTCCAACACAAACAATCTTAATATTCATACCCACTAGTTTACTACAAAACTACTCAATAGTTTTCCACATTTATCATGAAACACAATCCATATTTTGTGGTATGATTTTAACTATACTCTATAACTTGTGGCTAAATAAATTCCAAAACTTTTTTGAAAAATACTTTCCCACATTTTTATTTTGAAAGCATTTTTTCACAAACTTTATTTGTTCTTTCCCGATATAACAGCATGAACATTTGTTTTAACAAAATATTTTTACTAACTTTATGAACATTTTACAATATTTTCCCACAGGTGAATAAAACTATAATTCCTTAGTTATGCACAATCCACAAAGTTATCCACACTTATCAACAGGTGTATATCTATTTGACAAATATTAAAGCCGAACTTTTCGGTGTTACACATTTAAATAGTTAGCAAAAAGACTATATCCGCGTTCAAAGCGCATGATATAGCCTTTTATTCTTGTAAACTTTTTACTTTACTTATTAATTGCCTTCAAGTTTAACCTTTAAGCTGACATTTTTACCATTTCTGTTCACGGTTACATTTACGGTATCACCGACTTTGTGACTGTACAGAATGCTGTGTAACGATGCCACATCGTCGACCTTCTTGCCGTCAACTGCAGTAATCACATCGCCGCTCTTCATGCCAGCACGGGCAGCTGAACCGCTCTTGTTAACAGAAGCAACGTAAATACCATTCTTAAGGTTGGACTTAATCTTCAAACGACTTCTGTATGCCTCAGGAATACCGTTAAGTGCAACTACTCTTACACCAAGTTGTGGACGAGTAATTTTACCCTTCTTAACCAACTCATTTACGATAGTAACAACTTCATTTGATGGAATCGCAAATCCCATACCTTCGACAGAAGTACCATCGCTTGATTGAGCAAGCTTCATAGAGTTGATCCCGATAACTTGACCAGCTGAGTTAACCAAAGCACCACCTGAGTTACCAGGGTTAATAGCTGCATCGGTTTGGATAACTGTTTGTTGGTTGCCGGATGAAGTTTCAATTGTTCTAGCAGGAGCTGAGACAATACCTTGCGTTACCGTAGAAGCATATTCACTACCAAGTGGGGAACCTACGGCAATTACAGTTTGACCAGCTTGCAAGCTCTTAGAATCACCAAATTCAGCTGTTTGAGTTACATACTTAGCATCGATTGATAAAACAGCCAAGTCGGTTGTGCTATCTTTACCAACAACCTTAGCACTTACAGTTTTACCATTAGCAAGTTGAACTTGAACGGCATCACTACCTGAAATAACGTGGTTGTTAGTTACGATGTAGCCTTTACCGTTTGATTTCATGTAGACAACACCTGAACCTTCACTGTAGGTTTCAAGCTTGCCGTTCTTTTTGGATGAACCGCCCTCATCATCGCCAAACAAGCTGTTATAGAGCGAATCCGTGCTGCTTGCTGATGATTGGCGCTTTAAATTAATTACGGACACTACAGCGCCTTTAACGTCGTTATAAGCAGTAGTCATGGTGCCACTTGTCTTGGCACTCTTTTGCGAGACTTTGCTGCTGCTCGATGAGACGCTGGTTTGAGCTGCACTATTATTAACTGATGCACTGTTCATTTGATCAGCTGCGTAATATGAAACTCCACCACCGATAAGTCCACCAACTACACCAACAATAGCTGCAGTGGCAATAATTTTACCATTGCCGCTTCTTCTTTTTGGCATTTGACTATTATTGTTTTGATTCTCTGTCATACTTGTCTCCCCTTAATTTTACTTTTTAATATCATACCGATTAAATTTGAACTTTGTATGAAAAAAAGGTGCTAAATTTGAATCAATTTCGTTGGCTTAGCAGGCTCTGTATCAATTATCTTAGCATCATCGCTTAAATCTGCATCCCCTTCAATCAACATTTCCTTCGCCGTCTCATGAGCGAGGTACTCCGTATTATTATGCTGGCTGCGGTGTGCTAAAAAGATGTGCTTGGTCTTCGACGTCACCACGTCCACCAAGGCTTGAGCAGCTTGATCATTAGATAAGTGCCCTACATCTGACAAGATTCTCTGCTTCAATGGCCAAGAATACGGTCCATCCCGCAACATCATCGTATCATAATTAAATTCCATCATGTATGCATCTGCGTCTTCGATCGTGCCTTCAACTTCTTCAGAGACATAACCGGTGTCGGTTAAAAATGCGACACGTTTGCCACCACTAGTGAAAACGTAGTATTGGGGTTCAGCTGCATCGTGGCTAGTCGCAAACGCCGTAACATCTAAATCGCAAAAAGTTTTTGTCTGTCCCGGCTCAATCGTGTTCATCTGCTCAGCCGGCAATTTGCCAATTTTTTGTGTATCAAGCAAGTACTGCCACGTGCCGCTGTTGGCAAAAGCATCAATTCTAGGATAGCGTCGCATTAACACACCAAGGCCGCCACTATGGTCCGTATGATCGTGGCTTAAAAAGGCCATGTCGATGTCATTGATGTCTACTCCGACATCTGCTAGCAAATCTTTAGTCTTTTTACCAGACAGGCCAGCATCCATAAGGATTTTATGCTGGCCTGTCACTATCAAACTGGTATTTCCGGTTGAACCACTTGCCAAAACGGAAACTTTCATTATTTACTTCTACCTTTCTACGTTATAGGTACTCGATTGCAGCATTTGTGCTGTATAAGCATTCACACGCTTTAAAGTAATATTCTTAGTCGTCTTGTTTTCTACCCAAACTAACCAAGTTGGTAATAGAATCGTGCTGCCGCGAACTTCAGTTAACTTAGAATAGCCTAACTTAATGCGGGCAACGCGAGAATTGTTGGTCAATTCACGGTCGGTGTACATGGCACGAATCGCACGCCAAGCACTGATGGTTGACTGCAATTCACGCACAGGACTAGCTGGCCCCATGTAAGTTTCGGTGTAGTTAGTAATCTGATTGTCCTTGACACTGATTGTCAATTGAGCCACATTGGCATAAATTTCACCATAGTCAGAAGTTTGAACAAACATGTAGTTGTCGGCACTCGACATATCCGGTTCATACTTGAACTGCTTGCCATAAGGCACGTTTTTCGGATCATTTTTAAACTCATTAACCTGCTTCAACGCGGTCTTTTCATTCTTAGACAAAATTGTAGCTAGCTTTGGTGTAGCGTAAAGCGTATTGTCAGTCTTTGAGTAGCGTGCAGTAACATTAGTTAAATCACTTACCTTAGAAGACAAGTAATCTCTATTTTTAGTGGCTAAATAGTAGCCTGAATCCGGCGTATTCGAAATTGATTCGGGTAGATCGATATTGTCCGACTTCATCTCTGAGCGAATGCTGGCCACACTTTGCATTGTGGTATCCGCATTGCTCAAGTTAACAGGTGAATGCAGAATTTCGATTCCTAAATAAATATCAATTAGTAAGAAGACAATGAAAAACAGCCATTCAATTCGTTTA encodes:
- a CDS encoding SLAP domain-containing protein; amino-acid sequence: MKQVSKIMLTAVSLLSASSMLLGTPTNVKAASNVSTTSSLNSDNLYFLYNGQKLANNAILPMEKGIAVNNGDSLEKVLNTAKSLVSLSVSGVQITTNVSELRGQVQSQNVLLDNSNNIAQIPTTGFYVTLTARNNGQVVNVRVPFGNAYTVTQNAPEVQVTFNQNNVNQRLNVNNLIFQIASGSKFDPLNFGGSNKEQYKLTATNKGTLTVDSNTVDPSQPGSWGQVKVTATNSQGQKSTSSFEVYVVPQGMQRLGVDIWTDSYRISDGRVWKSEQLNRGDAIYVGNDTQIINKVSYTRISTKSQVDANSLSNNTWIKTSDLVHESVDAITKRVMHKALIYDSIGGSKLRKISAFKLVTFEKKIYVIKNAKYYKVINAPDYIKAANVDGTKRTLKKNAYIYATSNRRVNKNVLRKGTKITTYGSSYKFKNGKRYYRIEGATKTQKRYVRVTNFK
- a CDS encoding helix-turn-helix domain-containing protein, whose amino-acid sequence is MKRNAKVNKLVGPKFKEIRKKKHVSLKELAQKTGVTSTSALSRWERGEEGLPVEIFDKLLTSLNISYNEIITSEIEIKQVIMKVEFLYQENKIQELKDYTNKLLDTYYRENDNYLRSEYLIRAATAANYYFWT
- the rlmH gene encoding 23S rRNA (pseudouridine(1915)-N(3))-methyltransferase RlmH, with protein sequence MNIKIVCVGKLKEKYFKDAIAEYKKRLSRFAKVSIVQVPDEKAPEKFSAAEDEKVKEIEGQRILSKIKDKEYVYVTAIKGKQRSSEEFAKEIQDLATYGHSDITFVIGGSLGTSDAVNKRGDDLISFGKLTMPHQLMRVVLIEQIYRAFMINSGSPYHK
- a CDS encoding S1C family serine protease, with translation MTENQNNNSQMPKRRSGNGKIIATAAIVGVVGGLIGGGVSYYAADQMNSASVNNSAAQTSVSSSSSKVSQKSAKTSGTMTTAYNDVKGAVVSVINLKRQSSASSTDSLYNSLFGDDEGGSSKKNGKLETYSEGSGVVYMKSNGKGYIVTNNHVISGSDAVQVQLANGKTVSAKVVGKDSTTDLAVLSIDAKYVTQTAEFGDSKSLQAGQTVIAVGSPLGSEYASTVTQGIVSAPARTIETSSGNQQTVIQTDAAINPGNSGGALVNSAGQVIGINSMKLAQSSDGTSVEGMGFAIPSNEVVTIVNELVKKGKITRPQLGVRVVALNGIPEAYRSRLKIKSNLKNGIYVASVNKSGSAARAGMKSGDVITAVDGKKVDDVASLHSILYSHKVGDTVNVTVNRNGKNVSLKVKLEGN
- a CDS encoding MBL fold metallo-hydrolase; translation: MKVSVLASGSTGNTSLIVTGQHKILMDAGLSGKKTKDLLADVGVDINDIDMAFLSHDHTDHSGGLGVLMRRYPRIDAFANSGTWQYLLDTQKIGKLPAEQMNTIEPGQTKTFCDLDVTAFATSHDAAEPQYYVFTSGGKRVAFLTDTGYVSEEVEGTIEDADAYMMEFNYDTMMLRDGPYSWPLKQRILSDVGHLSNDQAAQALVDVVTSKTKHIFLAHRSQHNNTEYLAHETAKEMLIEGDADLSDDAKIIDTEPAKPTKLIQI
- a CDS encoding two-component system regulatory protein YycI, whose amino-acid sequence is MDYKRIEWLFFIVFLLIDIYLGIEILHSPVNLSNADTTMQSVASIRSEMKSDNIDLPESISNTPDSGYYLATKNRDYLSSKVSDLTNVTARYSKTDNTLYATPKLATILSKNEKTALKQVNEFKNDPKNVPYGKQFKYEPDMSSADNYMFVQTSDYGEIYANVAQLTISVKDNQITNYTETYMGPASPVRELQSTISAWRAIRAMYTDRELTNNSRVARIKLGYSKLTEVRGSTILLPTWLVWVENKTTKNITLKRVNAYTAQMLQSSTYNVER